The Mustela nigripes isolate SB6536 chromosome X, MUSNIG.SB6536, whole genome shotgun sequence genomic sequence CCCTGGGATCGTCCCACACTCACTGAATGAGCCACGTCCTCCAGGGTGGCAGAGAAGGACTCGATGAGGCTGTGAGGCAGCTGGGAGAGGAAGCCGATGGTGTCCATGTAGATGACGGCCATGCGGGAGGGCAACCAGCCGGCGTGAGCCGTGACGTCTAGTGTCGCAAACAGCTGATCCCGGGGCTGGACAGCGTCGTCGCCGGTCAGGGCCTTAATCAGCGTGGTTTTTCCTGGAAGGTGGGCCCCAGGGGACACAGGCATGTCAGGCCCCCCCCACGGGCCCCACAGTCCACTGCTGTACCTCGGGCGGCTCCAAGTCGGACCCACATGCCCCTGGCCGAGGGGTGGCCACGGTGGGTGAGGTCTCTGAGGGCCTAGGTCTCATCTCTGCAGGACCCCTGAGTTGCCTCGTGGTTGAGAGGACGCTGCTTCCCGTCGTGCACGGGGGTCGGGGGTCCAGGGCCTGGGGCACGAGAGGCTACCTAGGGGATGGCACTGGGGTAGCCAGGGTGGGGACGTGTGAATGGGAGGGGGTGGGCGGGCACCCGGGCAGACGAGGGCATGCTGCAGACACGGGCGTCCTCTAGGTCCGTGCGCGATACAGGACTCGTGTTCACACAGACGAGGCAGGGGCCCCGTGTGCCGGAGACGCAGGGCTATGGGCATACGGAAGAGTGACGGCAGACCGAGGCGGGTGCAGGAGGAATGTGTGCAGTGTGAGAGCGCGGGAGTCTGTGTAGACGGCGTATGGTGAGGGGGCGGGTACACTGCgtgtgggggtgtgtgtctgtgtagacGGGGTGATGTGTGGGGGCGGGTACACTGTGTGTGCGGGTAGGTGTCTGTGTAGACGGGGTGATGGTACAGGTGTGTGTGCGGTGTGAGAGCGTGGGTGTCTGTGTAGACAGGGTGATGGTGAGGCGGCGGGTAcactgtgtgtgggggtgtgtgtctgtgtagacGGGGTGATGGTACGGGTGTGTGTGCGGTGTGAGAGCACGGGTGTCTGTGTACACGGGGTGATGTGGGGGGGCGGGTAcactgtgtgtgggggtgtgtgtcaGTGTCACGGGGTGACGGTACGGGAGTGTGTGCCGTGTGTCAGCGGCGGGTGTCTGTGTGACGGGGGATGGTGCCGATGGAGAGTGACGGTGTAGACCGTCGGGAGCTGTGCGTGTCTGACGGCCCCCAGAGGGTGCTCCCCTACAGCCTTACCAACAGGAGAACCCGCATCCAAACCCAGACCCTGCTCGGGGCCCACTGGTCCCAGACTAGCCCTCGGACACGGCCGGCGGCCGCTGGGGGGCCTGACCTGAAGGTGAAGCAGCAGGGGACCCGCCTGCCGCGGGGTGACCGGGCACTGTGGACGGACAGCAGGTGCCTGGTTATGGACGCCTCCTCTTGTCCCACGCGCCGGCCGAGCCTCAGGGACCCCACAGACCCCTGTGTAATGCCCGCCCCCCAGGGCCGCAGAGAAGTCGCCTGCGTCCCGCACAGCAGTGAGCTGTGGTGCAGAGAGAGTCTCCGAAGCCTAGGTGTCTCCCCGGTGTCCCGGCCCAGGTGTTGTGggatgttccctctctccttggaCGGGACCACCCGCTCCTTGAGGACGGGGCGGTGGCGTCACGGTGGTCTTCCGGCCACACACAGGGACCGGACCTTAGGGCAGCTCACGCTTGCGGGGCAAGTCTGGAGGGTGAGGAAGTGAGCCTCCGTGCTTGCCCTGTGTGGGAGGGTCCCCGTGAGCCCAGGGCCTCAGCACCAAGGAAACCCGAGGGCCGGCATCCTGCCTGCGGCCGCGCACAGCCCACACGTGAGCGGAACCTTGAGACGTGCCGTGGTGTCTCGGCGGTCGCAACCCGGACGGTTCTCCTTCCTCTACGGGCAGGTCTACCGGGAATGAGCTTCAAGGCGTCTCGGTTTCTTTCCTATCACTGAGTTTACAACACCCCAGTAAGGGACAGGAGCCCTGACCACCGTCCGGCGCTCGAGAACCACACCCGTGACCTGACGGGGTGTGGGCCGTGGGCGCTGTGACCCCCCTGAGGACGGCAGCCCCGCTCTCCGCCTGTGCTCCTGGGTCGGCCCTCTGAGGGCCACGGTCTTGGTGCATTTGCGACAGATTCTCCCCAAACACACGGGCCCGGCCAAGGGTACGGGGTGTGAGGGCAGCGCGGACCCCGCTTCTCGCGCCCGCAGGGGCTCTCACCGCAGTTGGTGTACCCCACCACGGCGATCACCGGGAACTCCTGCCGCCTCCGCCGCGTCCCCAGGAGCCGCCGTTTCTGCCTCAGTCTCTCCAGGGCCTTCCggatcttcatttccttttccttcaagaGGCGCTGCTGCACCTGCACGAACGATTCTCCTGGAGACGCCCGAGAGCGCGCGTCAGCCAGCGGAGGAGGCAGCGAAGACGCCTGAGCCAACAGCGCCACGGGGGTCCCTGAGCGGGATACGGACCGGGATCTTCTCACAGGGATCCCCCATCCTGCTCTACCTCGAGGCCACTGCCCCAACGCCTTCCCACCGGCAAGACGGCTTCGTGCAGCAGAAGGTGGTCTTGCCGTGGCCTCCTGCCCCCTCACATCCGCCGCGGGCGGAAGGGCAGCCTTGCAAGGACAGCCCCATGAAAGCCACAGCCGACTTGAGACGTGCCCGTAGAGACACATCCACATCCTGACCCCCAGGACCTGTGAACAGGACCCCGTTTCAGAATAGGGTCTGAGCACATACAACCAGTCGAGGATCTGAGATGGGCTCATCCTAGATGAGGGGCCCTAAATCAAAACATAAAGGTCCCCATGAAAgctggaaggagacagagaagagaagctACGTGAGGACGGAGTCCGAGGTGGGAGGGACGCGGTCAGCAGCCCAGGGATGCCTGGAGCCCCAGAAgcgggaagaggcaggaaggaccaACTCCTAGAGCCTCGGgagagcacagccctgccctgcctggatCTCAGCATCCCTGTCCTGCCTGGATCTCGGCATCCCTGTCCTGCCTGGATCTCAAcatccctgccctgcctggatCTCGGCATCCCTGTCCTGCCTGGATCTCAGCATCCCTGTCCCGCCTGGACCTCAGCATCCCTGTCCCGCCTGGATCTCAGCATCCCTGTCCNNNNNNNNNNNNNNNNNNNNNNNNNNNNNNNNNNNNNNNNNNNNNNNNNNNNNNNNNNNNNNNNNNNNNNNNNNNNNNNNNNNNNNNNNNNNNNNNNNNNNNNNNNNNNNNNNNNNNNNNNNNNNNNNNNNNNNNNNNNNNNNNNNNNNNNNNNNNNNNNNNNNNNNNNNNNNNNNNNNNNNNNNNNNNNNNNNNNNNNNNNNNNNNNNNNNNNNNNNNNNNNNNNNNNNNNNNNNNNNNNNNNNNNNNNNNNNNNNNNNNNNNNNNNNNNNNNNNNNNNNNNNNNNNNNNNNNNNNNNNNNNNNNNNNNNNNNNNNNNNNNNNNNNNNNNNNNNNNNNNNNNNNNNNNNNNNNNNNNNNNNNNNNNNNNNNNNNNNNNNNNNNNNNNNNNNNNNNNNNNNNNNNNNNNNNNNNNNNNNNNNNNNNNNNNNNNNNNNNNNNNNNNNNNNNNNNNNNNNNNNNNNNNNNNNNNNNNNNNNNNNNNNNNNNNNNNNNNNNNNNNNNNNNNNNNNNNNNNNNNNNNNNNNNNNNNNNNNNNNNNNNNNNNNNNNNNNNNNNNNNNNNNNNNNNNNNNNNNNNNNNNNNNNNNNNNNNNNNNNNNNNNNNNNNNNNNNNNNNNNNNNNNNNNNNNNNNNNNNNNNNNNNNNNNNNNNNNNNNNNNNNNNNNNNNNNNNNNNNNNNNNNNNNNNNNNNNNNNNNNNNNNNNNNNNNNNNNNNNNNNNNNNNNNNNNNNNNNNNNNNNNNNNNNNNNNNNNNNNNNNNNNNNNNNNNNNNNNNNNNNNNNNNNNNNNNNNNNNNNNNNNNNNNNNNNNNNNNNNNNNNNNNNNNNNNNNNNNNNNNNNNNNNNNNNNNNNNNNNNNNNNNNNNNNNNNNNNNNNNNNNNNNNNNNNNNNNNNNNNNNNNNNNNNNNNNNNNNNNNNNNNNNNNNNNNNNNNNNNNNNNNNNNNNNNNNNNNNNNNNNNNNNNNNNNNNNNNNNNNNNNNNNNNNNNNNNNNNNNNNNNNNNNNNNNNNNNNNNNNNNNNNNNNNNNNNNNNNNNNNNNNNNNNNNNNNNNNNNNNNNNNNNNNNNNNNNNNNNNNNNNNNNNNNNNNNNNNNNNNNNNNNNNNNNNNNNNNNNNNNNNNNNNNNNNNNNNNNNNNNNNNNNNNNNNNNNNNNNNNNNNNNNNNNNNNNNNNNNNNNNNNNNNNNNNNNNNNNNNNNNNNNNNNNNNNNNNNNNNNNNNNNNNNNNNNNNNNNNNNNNNNNNNNNNNNNNNNNNNNNNNNNNNNNNNNNNNNNNNNNNNNNNNNNNNNNNNNNNNNNNNNNNNNNNNNNNNNNNNNNNNNNNNNNNNNNNNNNNNNNNNNNNNNNNNNNNNNNNNNNNNNNNNNNNNNNNNNNNNNNNNNNNNNNNNNNNNNNNNNNNNNNNNNNNNNNNNNNNNNNNNNNNNNNNNNNNNNNNNNNNNNNNNNNNNNNNNNNNNNNNNNNNNNNNNNNNNNNNNNNNNNNNNNNNNNNNNNNNNNNNNNNNNNNNNNNNNNNNNNNNNNNNNNNNNNNNNNNNNNNNNNNNNNNNNNNNNNNNNNNNNNNNNNNNNNNNNNNNNNNNNNNNNNNNNNNNNNNNNNNNNNNNNNNNNNNNNNNNNNNNNNNNNNNNNNNNNNNNNNNNNNNNNNNNNNNNNNNNNNNNNNNNNNNNNNNNNNNNNNNNNNNNNNNNNNNNNNNNNNNNNNNNNNNNNNNNNNNNNNNNNNNNNNNNNNNNNNNNNNNNNNNNNNNNNNNNNNNNNNNNNNNNNNNNNNNNNNNNNNNNNNNNNNNNNNNNNNNNNNNNNNNNNNNNNNNNNNNNNNNNNNNNNNNNNNNNNNNNNNNNNNNNNNNNNNNNNNNNNNNNNNNNNNNNNNNNNNNNNNNNNNNNNNNNNNNNNNNNNNNNNNNNNNNNNNNNNNNNNNNNNNNNNNNNNNNNNNNNNNNNNNNNNNNNNNNNNNNNNNNNNNNNNNNNNNNNNNNNNNNNNNNNNNNNNNNNNNNNNNNNNNNNNNNNNNNNNNNNNNNNNNNNNNNNNNNNNNNNNNNNNNNNNNNNNNNNNNNNNNNNNNNNNNNNNNNNNNNNNNNNNNNNNNNNNNNNNNNNNNNNNNNNNNNNNNNNNNNNNNNNNNNNNNNNNNNNNNNNNNNNNNNNNNNNNNNNNNNNNNNNNNNNNNNNNNNNNNNNNNNNNNNNNNNNNNNNNNNNNNNNNNNNNNNNNNNNNNNNNNNNNNNNNNNNNNNNNNNNNNNNNNNNNNNNNNNNNNNNNNNNNNNNNNNNNNNNNNNNNNNNNNNNNNNNNNNNNNNNNNNNNNNNNNNNNNNNNNNNNNNNNNNNNNNNNNNNNNNNNNNNNNNNNNNNNNNNNNNNNNNNNNNNNNNNNNNNNNNNNNNNNNNNNNNNNNNNNNNNNNNNNNNNNNNNNNNNNNNNNNNNNNNNNNNNNNNNNNNNNNNNNNNNNNNNNNNNNNNNNNNNNNNNNNNNNNNNNNNNNNNNNNNNNNNNNNNNNNNNNNNNNNNNNNNNNNNNNNNNNNNNNNNNNNNNNNNNNNNNNNNNNNNNNNNNNNNNNNNNNNNNNNNNNNNNNNNNNNNNNNNNNNNNNNNNNNNNNNNNNNNNNNNNNNNNNNNNNNNNNNNNNNNNNNNNNNNNNNNNNNNNNNNNNNNNNNNNNNNNNNNNNNNNNNNNNNNNNNNNNNNNNNNNNNNNNNNNNNNNNNNNNNNNNNNNNNNNNNNNNNNNNNNNNNNNNNNNNNNNNNNNNNNNNNNNNNNNNNNNNNNNNNNNNNNNNNNNNNNNNNNNNNNNNNNNNNNNNNNNNNNN encodes the following:
- the LOC132006805 gene encoding putative GTP-binding protein 6; this translates as MWMCLYGHVSSRLWLSWGCPCKAALPPAADVRGQEATARPPSAARSRLAGGKALGQWPRGRAGWGIPVRRSRSVSRSGTPVALLAQASSLPPPLADARSRASPGESFVQVQQRLLKEKEMKIRKALERLRQKRRLLGTRRRRQEFPVIAVVGYTNCGKTTLIKALTGDDAVQPRDQLFATLDVTAHAGWLPSRMAVIYMDTIGFLSQLPHSLIESFSATLEDVAHSDLIVHVRDVTHPETELQKASVLSSLRGLRLPAPLLDSMLEVHNKTDLVPGYSPVEPQAVAVSALRGHGLPELKARLEDAVLRATGRQVLTLRVPLAGAQLSWLHQEATVQAVDVIPEAGVADVTVVISKSAYGKFRKLFPE